In Paenibacillus hexagrammi, the following are encoded in one genomic region:
- a CDS encoding HAD-IA family hydrolase gives MSKHVLFDFDGTLVDSRALLVKLYNEIAEENRFRKIRNSDLVMLRSLSISERVHWLGVPALQIPKLILTGRRRYQDNLRFLQVVPGMKEVIGRLASSGHKISILSSNSTSNIKQLLKQNRMDSAFDEVVSAKHLHGKHHSIKSIMKRWGVPASRIVYVGDELRDIEACKKLGVPIIAVTWGYDAPSLLRRGNPDYLVNAPGELLHTLQTLTT, from the coding sequence CTGGTAAAGCTTTATAATGAGATCGCAGAAGAGAACCGGTTTCGGAAAATTCGTAACAGCGACCTGGTTATGCTCCGCAGCTTGTCGATATCGGAAAGAGTACATTGGCTAGGGGTGCCTGCCCTGCAAATTCCGAAGCTGATTTTGACCGGAAGGCGTCGTTACCAGGACAATCTTCGTTTTCTTCAGGTTGTACCCGGTATGAAGGAAGTGATCGGCCGACTTGCATCAAGTGGACACAAGATTTCAATCCTTTCCTCCAATTCCACCAGTAACATAAAACAGCTGCTGAAACAGAATCGAATGGATAGCGCGTTTGATGAAGTCGTATCAGCGAAGCATTTGCATGGCAAACATCACTCGATCAAAAGCATTATGAAGAGATGGGGAGTGCCTGCTTCTCGAATTGTGTATGTGGGTGATGAGCTTCGAGATATTGAAGCGTGCAAAAAGCTCGGAGTTCCCATTATTGCCGTAACTTGGGGCTATGATGCGCCTTCCTTACTTCGAAGAGGCAATCCGGACTATCTAGTGAATGCGCCTGGAGAACTACTTCATACGCTCCAAACCCTGACGACTTGA